The following are from one region of the Rattus rattus isolate New Zealand chromosome 13, Rrattus_CSIRO_v1, whole genome shotgun sequence genome:
- the Smim18 gene encoding small integral membrane protein 18, producing the protein MASSHWNETTTSVYQYLGFQVQKIYPFHDNWNTACFVILLLFIFTVVSLVVLAFLYEVLDCCCCAKNKTVKDLKSEPNPLRSMMDNIRKRDSEVV; encoded by the coding sequence ATGGCCTCCAGCCACTGGAATGAAACCACAACCTCTGTTTACCAGTACCTTGGGTTTCAAGTGCAAAAGATTTACCCTTTCCATGATAACTGGAACACTGCCTGCTTTGTCATCCTGCTTCTGTTCATATTTACTGTGGTGTCCTTGGTTGTACTGGCTTTTCTTTATGAGGTACTtgactgctgctgctgtgcaAAGAACAAAACTGTGAAGGACTTGAAAAGCGAGCCGAATCCTCTCAGAAGTATGATGGACAACATCAGAAAACGTGACAGTGAGGTGGTCTAG